One genomic window of Vibrio rhizosphaerae includes the following:
- the hscA gene encoding Fe-S protein assembly chaperone HscA, translated as MALLQIAEPGQSAAPHQHKLAAGIDLGTTNSLVASVRSGTAETLPDQHGRAIVPSVVNYAQDAVLVGVDARQKAQQDPENTIISVKRLIGRSLDDVQQRYPHLPYRFTASQNGLPVIQTAQGDKNPIQVSADILRTLAQRAEQSLGGELAGVVITVPAYFDDAQRAGTKEAAQLAGLHVLRLLNEPTAAAIAYGLDSGREGVIAVYDLGGGTFDISILRLSKGVFEVLATGGDSALGGDDFDHLIAEHLKACIGIDRRLNAEEYRTLLDAASQAKIDLSDAELANISVLGWQGQLSREQFETLIQPLVKKTLMSCRRALKDAEVDADEVIEVVMVGGSTRTPFVREMVGEFFGRDPLTSINPDEVVAIGAATQADILAGNKPDSEMLLLDVIPLSLGIETMGGLVEKIIPRNTTIPVARAQEFTTFKDGQTAMMVHTVQGEREMVDDCRSLARFSLKGIPPMTAGAAHIRVTYQVDADGLLSVTAMEKSTGVQAEIQVKPSYGLSEDEVASMLKDSMAHAAEDMQRRALMEQRVEADRVIEGLIAAMQADGDELLNEQERATLLSAIESLIALRNGDDANAIEQGIKEIDKVSQPFASRRMDKSIREALAGQSVDDIES; from the coding sequence ATGGCATTACTGCAAATCGCTGAACCAGGTCAGAGTGCGGCACCTCATCAACACAAGCTGGCAGCAGGCATTGATTTAGGTACAACAAACTCGTTGGTGGCTTCGGTCCGCAGCGGTACTGCTGAAACGCTACCCGATCAACATGGACGGGCTATTGTCCCTTCCGTTGTGAATTATGCTCAAGATGCAGTGCTGGTTGGTGTCGATGCGAGACAAAAAGCCCAACAAGATCCTGAAAATACTATTATTTCAGTGAAACGACTGATTGGTCGTTCTTTAGATGACGTTCAGCAACGTTATCCGCATTTACCTTACCGGTTTACAGCCAGTCAAAATGGTTTGCCGGTTATTCAAACGGCGCAAGGGGATAAAAACCCAATTCAAGTGTCAGCCGATATTCTCCGAACCTTAGCGCAGCGGGCTGAGCAATCACTGGGTGGTGAATTAGCTGGCGTCGTGATTACTGTGCCAGCCTATTTTGATGATGCTCAGCGGGCCGGGACGAAAGAAGCCGCTCAGCTTGCCGGACTGCATGTCTTACGCCTGTTGAATGAGCCAACGGCCGCAGCAATTGCTTATGGCCTTGACTCTGGTCGTGAAGGCGTGATTGCAGTGTATGATCTTGGTGGTGGTACGTTTGATATCTCCATTCTGCGTTTGTCCAAAGGTGTTTTCGAGGTATTGGCGACGGGCGGAGATTCCGCGCTTGGCGGCGATGATTTTGATCACCTGATTGCAGAACACCTCAAAGCCTGTATCGGGATTGACCGTCGGCTGAATGCTGAAGAATATCGGACGTTATTAGATGCTGCCTCTCAGGCCAAAATTGATTTATCAGATGCCGAATTGGCGAATATTTCAGTGCTTGGCTGGCAAGGTCAACTGAGCCGTGAACAGTTTGAAACGTTGATTCAGCCGTTGGTGAAAAAGACGCTGATGTCTTGTCGTCGCGCACTGAAAGATGCCGAAGTGGATGCCGATGAGGTGATTGAAGTGGTGATGGTTGGTGGTTCAACCCGCACGCCATTTGTCCGGGAAATGGTCGGTGAATTCTTTGGCCGCGATCCGTTAACCAGTATTAACCCTGACGAAGTCGTGGCGATTGGTGCTGCGACACAGGCTGATATCCTAGCGGGGAATAAACCCGATTCAGAAATGCTGTTGTTGGATGTCATTCCTCTGTCGTTGGGGATTGAAACCATGGGTGGGCTGGTGGAAAAAATTATTCCGCGTAACACCACGATCCCTGTCGCCCGGGCTCAGGAATTCACCACGTTTAAAGATGGTCAGACGGCGATGATGGTTCATACCGTCCAAGGCGAACGAGAGATGGTTGATGACTGTCGCTCCCTTGCTCGCTTCTCTTTAAAAGGGATTCCGCCGATGACTGCCGGAGCTGCGCATATTCGGGTGACCTATCAGGTCGACGCTGATGGTTTGCTGTCGGTGACTGCGATGGAAAAAAGTACCGGGGTTCAGGCTGAAATTCAGGTGAAACCGTCTTATGGTTTAAGTGAAGATGAAGTTGCCTCCATGCTCAAAGATTCAATGGCTCATGCTGCCGAAGATATGCAGCGCCGGGCATTGATGGAACAACGTGTCGAAGCTGACCGGGTCATCGAAGGGTTAATTGCCGCCATGCAGGCTGATGGTGATGAACTCTTAAATGAGCAAGAAAGAGCCACGCTTCTGAGTGCGATTGAAAGTTTGATTGCTTTGAGAAATGGTGATGATGCTAATGCGATTGAGCAGGGTATTAAAGAGATCGATAAAGTGAGTCAGCCATTTGCTTCACGCCGCATGGATAAATCAATTCGTGAAGCACTGGCTGGCCAGTCTGTAGATGATATTGAGTCGTAG
- the fdx gene encoding ISC system 2Fe-2S type ferredoxin, whose product MPKIIVLPHEDLCPEGAVLDAETGETVLDVALKNGIGIEHACEKSCACTTCHIIVREGFDSLDESDELEDDMLDKAWGLEPESRLGCQAKVTDEDLVIEIPKYTLNHAAEEH is encoded by the coding sequence ATGCCAAAGATTATTGTTTTACCTCATGAAGATCTGTGTCCTGAAGGCGCGGTCCTTGACGCTGAAACCGGCGAAACGGTACTTGATGTAGCCTTAAAAAATGGAATTGGAATTGAGCACGCATGTGAGAAGTCGTGTGCGTGTACGACCTGCCATATTATCGTTCGGGAAGGGTTTGATTCACTGGATGAAAGTGATGAGCTTGAAGACGATATGCTGGATAAGGCTTGGGGACTTGAGCCCGAGTCTCGCTTGGGATGTCAGGCGAAGGTCACAGATGAAGATTTGGTGATTGAGATTCCGAAATATACCTTAAACCATGCTGCGGAAGAGCATTGA
- the iscX gene encoding Fe-S cluster assembly protein IscX, whose protein sequence is MKWIDSRDIAIELCEQYPDVDPKNVRFTDLHQWVMDLDDFDDDPNHSNEKILEAIILCWMDEID, encoded by the coding sequence ATGAAGTGGATTGATTCAAGGGATATCGCCATCGAGTTATGCGAACAGTATCCTGATGTTGACCCGAAAAATGTACGCTTTACTGATTTACACCAGTGGGTGATGGATTTGGATGATTTTGATGATGATCCAAACCATTCCAATGAAAAAATTCTGGAAGCTATTATTCTGTGTTGGATGGACGAAATCGATTAA
- the pepB gene encoding aminopeptidase PepB yields the protein MSVNMSVSISQEQAPEQWGEKATISYSESGVTIHIDPSSTPLATIQKAARKMDGQSLRNISLVGSDWDLERVWAFYQGYRDPKKLNTLTWEGLAEDEQRELEARIKTSDWARDVINKSAEEVAPRQLATMAAEFVKSLAPELVSYRIVKDKDLLSDGWEGIFAVGRGSERTSAMLQLDFNPTGDENAPVYACLVGKGITFDSGGYSLKPSNLMTSMKSDMGGAALATSGLGLAILRGLNKRVKLILCCAENMVSGRALKLGDIITYKNGKTVEIMNTDAEGRLVLADGLIYASEQNPEMIIDCATLTGAAKAALGVDYHALMSFDESLSHQALSVAKMEGERLWPLPLESFHRDMLSSSFADLSNISASDYTPGASTAAAFLSHFVENYQKGWLHFDCSATYRKSATDKWAAGATGIGIRTLARLLTE from the coding sequence ATGTCTGTAAATATGTCAGTATCGATTAGTCAAGAACAAGCCCCTGAACAGTGGGGAGAAAAGGCGACAATTTCTTATTCAGAATCCGGTGTGACCATTCATATCGATCCATCATCTACTCCTCTGGCCACGATTCAGAAAGCAGCCCGCAAAATGGATGGGCAAAGCTTACGCAATATTTCATTAGTCGGCAGTGACTGGGATTTGGAGCGAGTCTGGGCTTTTTATCAAGGCTACCGTGATCCGAAAAAATTAAACACGTTGACATGGGAAGGACTTGCCGAAGACGAGCAACGCGAACTTGAAGCTCGGATTAAAACATCAGACTGGGCAAGAGATGTCATCAATAAGAGTGCTGAAGAGGTTGCTCCCCGGCAGTTGGCAACGATGGCCGCTGAGTTTGTGAAGTCTCTCGCACCTGAATTAGTTTCCTATCGTATTGTGAAAGATAAAGATTTACTTTCAGATGGCTGGGAAGGCATTTTTGCTGTCGGGCGTGGCTCTGAACGCACTTCCGCGATGCTGCAATTGGATTTCAACCCGACCGGTGATGAGAATGCACCTGTTTATGCTTGTCTGGTCGGAAAAGGTATTACATTTGATTCCGGTGGTTATAGTCTGAAGCCTTCCAATTTAATGACATCGATGAAGTCAGATATGGGTGGGGCAGCGCTGGCTACCAGTGGATTAGGACTTGCAATTCTGCGTGGCCTGAATAAACGGGTAAAACTGATTCTGTGCTGTGCGGAAAACATGGTGTCCGGCCGTGCGCTGAAATTAGGCGATATTATTACCTATAAGAATGGTAAAACAGTCGAGATCATGAACACGGATGCGGAAGGGCGCTTAGTGTTAGCCGATGGTCTCATCTATGCCAGTGAACAAAATCCCGAGATGATTATTGACTGTGCAACACTCACCGGCGCTGCGAAAGCTGCGTTGGGGGTTGACTACCACGCATTGATGAGTTTTGACGAGAGCTTGAGCCATCAAGCGCTTTCCGTTGCAAAAATGGAAGGTGAACGGTTATGGCCACTACCGCTAGAATCATTCCATCGTGACATGTTGTCGTCTAGTTTTGCTGATTTGTCGAATATCAGCGCTTCTGACTACACACCGGGTGCGAGTACCGCTGCTGCGTTTTTATCTCATTTTGTCGAAAACTATCAGAAAGGCTGGCTCCATTTCGATTGTTCGGCAACTTACCGTAAATCGGCTACTGATAAGTGGGCTGCCGGTGCCACAGGGATAGGGATTCGTACGTTAGCGCGTTTATTGACAGAATAA
- the ndk gene encoding nucleoside-diphosphate kinase — MALERTFSIIKPDAVERNLIGEIYHRIEKAGLQIIAAKMVHLTEDQASGFYAEHQGKPFFEPLKEFMTSGPIMVQVLEGENAIARYRELMGKTNPEEAACGTLRADYALSMRLNSVHGSDSQASAEREIAFFFPDSEICPRVSQS; from the coding sequence ATGGCGTTAGAAAGAACGTTTTCGATCATCAAGCCAGATGCTGTAGAGCGCAATCTGATTGGTGAAATTTATCATCGCATTGAAAAAGCCGGACTGCAGATTATTGCGGCGAAGATGGTACATTTGACTGAAGATCAGGCGAGTGGTTTTTACGCAGAACATCAAGGCAAACCATTTTTTGAGCCGTTAAAAGAGTTTATGACTTCCGGGCCAATTATGGTGCAGGTGCTTGAAGGTGAAAATGCCATTGCTCGTTACCGTGAGCTGATGGGAAAAACTAACCCAGAAGAAGCGGCTTGTGGCACACTTCGTGCCGACTATGCTTTGAGTATGCGTTTGAACTCCGTTCATGGCAGTGATAGTCAGGCATCTGCTGAGCGGGAAATCGCGTTTTTCTTCCCTGATTCAGAGATTTGTCCAAGAGTGTCTCAGTCATAA
- a CDS encoding bifunctional tRNA (adenosine(37)-C2)-methyltransferase TrmG/ribosomal RNA large subunit methyltransferase RlmN — translation MTTQKINLLDFDRTALRQFFTEELNEKAFRADQIMKWIYHFGCDDFEQMTNINKKLREKLKHRCEIKAPVVSAAQHSSDGTIKWAMRVGDQDVETVYIPEDDRATLCVSSQVGCALECKFCSTAQQGFNRNLRVSEIIGQVWRAAREIGMEKETGRRPITNVVMMGMGEPLLNMKNLLPALEIMLDDLGFGLSKRRVTVSTSGVVSGLEQMTGRIDVALAISLHAPNDQLRSEIMPINDRWDIQDFLASVRRYIASSNANRGKVTVEYILLDHVNDGTEHAHELAELMKDTPCKINLIPFNPYPGSPYRKPSNSRIDRFMKTLMAHEYTVTVRKTRGDDIDAACGQLVGDVIDRTKRTRLLSEQENIIPIKAVQ, via the coding sequence ATGACCACACAAAAAATTAATCTGCTCGATTTCGATCGTACAGCGCTACGCCAGTTTTTTACTGAAGAGTTGAACGAAAAGGCGTTTCGTGCCGATCAAATTATGAAGTGGATTTATCACTTTGGTTGTGATGACTTTGAACAGATGACCAACATTAATAAGAAGCTGAGAGAAAAGCTGAAACATCGCTGTGAGATTAAAGCGCCAGTGGTTTCTGCAGCTCAGCATTCATCAGATGGCACCATCAAGTGGGCAATGCGGGTTGGTGATCAAGATGTTGAAACAGTTTACATCCCGGAAGATGATCGGGCGACACTATGCGTGTCATCTCAAGTGGGTTGTGCTCTGGAATGTAAATTCTGCTCGACAGCGCAGCAAGGCTTTAACCGTAATTTACGGGTGTCTGAAATTATTGGCCAAGTGTGGCGGGCTGCTCGTGAAATTGGCATGGAAAAAGAGACCGGCCGACGTCCGATTACCAACGTTGTGATGATGGGAATGGGTGAGCCATTACTCAATATGAAGAACTTGCTTCCGGCATTAGAAATCATGTTAGATGACTTAGGGTTCGGTTTATCTAAACGTCGAGTGACTGTGTCGACATCGGGGGTAGTTTCCGGACTGGAACAAATGACCGGACGAATTGATGTTGCGCTGGCAATTTCTCTGCATGCTCCGAATGATCAGTTGCGCAGTGAGATCATGCCAATCAATGATCGTTGGGATATTCAGGATTTTCTGGCATCGGTTCGCCGTTATATTGCTTCATCGAATGCGAACCGTGGCAAAGTCACCGTTGAATATATTCTGCTGGATCATGTGAACGATGGTACTGAGCATGCGCATGAGCTGGCAGAGCTGATGAAAGATACACCCTGTAAGATCAACTTGATTCCATTCAACCCTTATCCGGGGTCTCCGTACCGAAAACCGAGTAACTCTCGTATTGATCGGTTCATGAAAACGCTGATGGCGCATGAGTATACCGTGACTGTGCGTAAAACTCGCGGGGATGATATTGACGCCGCCTGTGGTCAGCTTGTCGGAGATGTCATTGATCGTACCAAACGGACCCGATTATTGAGTGAGCAGGAAAATATAATTCCGATTAAAGCGGTTCAGTGA
- the rodZ gene encoding cytoskeleton protein RodZ, with amino-acid sequence MTEPEIVKEEDNQIGPGTLLKQKRESLGLTQKQIADRLRLRLTVVQSLEENNFDIDKVSTFTRGYVRSYAKQVGIDESEILAAYDHYCGATDPDLLMTSFSMKTTRAQHNSRINLITVGIVAIVIGISSVWWYQNQQQDTLIPPQAQTSSGQEQKVDSSGDEKTDDFTTVRDLTQSSQEQAQSNDNVTPSEESEANLADETAPESESAQPPQEEHEAVTDKTDTASAEPVTADSEPTSANDPQSAVALTTLTMSFEDDCWVRVTDTNGKTLFIGLKKANQSVQLQGEPPFKVILGAPESVSMTFAGEPVDLSGYTSGKVARFSLP; translated from the coding sequence ATGACAGAACCAGAAATAGTCAAAGAAGAAGATAACCAGATTGGTCCCGGAACGCTTTTGAAACAGAAGCGTGAATCACTTGGGTTGACTCAAAAGCAGATCGCTGACCGACTTCGATTGCGTCTGACGGTTGTTCAGTCACTCGAGGAGAATAATTTTGATATCGATAAGGTATCAACATTTACAAGAGGTTATGTTCGCTCATATGCCAAGCAGGTTGGGATTGATGAATCGGAGATCCTAGCCGCCTATGATCATTATTGTGGCGCGACCGATCCTGACTTGTTGATGACCAGTTTTTCAATGAAAACAACACGAGCGCAGCATAACAGCCGAATTAATCTGATTACGGTTGGTATTGTTGCCATTGTCATTGGTATTTCATCGGTCTGGTGGTATCAAAACCAACAACAGGACACGCTGATTCCCCCTCAGGCCCAAACATCTTCAGGGCAGGAGCAAAAAGTGGATTCGTCGGGTGATGAGAAAACGGATGATTTTACAACCGTGCGGGATCTGACTCAGTCATCTCAAGAGCAAGCGCAATCCAATGATAATGTCACGCCATCTGAAGAATCAGAAGCAAATTTAGCTGATGAGACAGCACCGGAATCTGAATCCGCACAGCCACCTCAAGAAGAACATGAAGCCGTGACGGACAAAACCGATACGGCATCGGCAGAACCGGTCACTGCTGATTCCGAGCCCACCTCCGCAAATGACCCCCAATCTGCAGTTGCACTGACAACATTGACCATGAGTTTTGAGGATGATTGCTGGGTTCGGGTAACTGATACGAACGGTAAAACATTATTTATCGGATTGAAAAAAGCCAATCAATCTGTTCAGCTTCAGGGGGAACCCCCATTTAAGGTTATTTTAGGTGCGCCAGAAAGTGTTTCTATGACATTTGCAGGTGAACCCGTGGACCTTTCTGGGTATACTTCAGGCAAAGTAGCCAGATTTAGCTTACCTTAG
- the ispG gene encoding flavodoxin-dependent (E)-4-hydroxy-3-methylbut-2-enyl-diphosphate synthase, whose product MQYESPIKRRRSTRIYVGDVPIGDGAPIAVQSMTNTRTTDVEATVAQILSLEKVGADIVRVSVPTMDAAEAFREIKKRVSIPLVADIHFDYRIALQVAEYGVDCLRINPGNIGREERIRAVVDCARDKGIPIRIGVNGGSLEKDIQQKYGEPTAEALVESAMRHVDILDRLNFDQFKVSVKASDVFLAVDSYRLLAQKIDQPLHLGITEAGGARAGAVKSSVGLGMLLAEGIGDTLRISLAANPVEEIKVGFDILKSLRIRSRGINFIACPSCSRQEFDVIGTVNALEERLEDILTPMDVSIIGCVVNGPGEAEASHLGIAGSNRKSAFYEDGVRQKERFDNDDLIHQLEAKIRAKASMLDQQNRIQVTQVEDNN is encoded by the coding sequence ATGCAATATGAGTCTCCAATAAAACGTCGCCGTTCGACACGTATTTACGTCGGTGATGTTCCTATCGGCGATGGTGCGCCCATCGCAGTTCAGTCGATGACAAATACCAGAACGACCGATGTCGAAGCAACGGTTGCTCAAATCCTTTCACTGGAAAAAGTCGGTGCAGATATTGTTCGGGTTTCCGTTCCTACCATGGATGCAGCGGAAGCATTCCGAGAAATTAAGAAGCGCGTCTCCATTCCTTTGGTAGCCGACATTCATTTTGATTACCGTATTGCACTTCAGGTTGCTGAATACGGTGTCGATTGTTTACGGATCAACCCGGGTAATATCGGTCGCGAAGAACGTATTCGGGCGGTTGTAGATTGTGCCCGGGATAAAGGCATTCCCATCCGCATTGGTGTCAACGGCGGTTCCTTAGAAAAAGATATCCAACAAAAGTATGGTGAGCCGACAGCTGAGGCGTTGGTGGAATCGGCCATGCGTCACGTTGATATTCTGGATCGTCTGAACTTTGATCAATTTAAAGTCAGTGTCAAAGCATCCGATGTTTTTCTGGCCGTTGATTCTTATCGCTTATTGGCTCAGAAAATCGATCAACCTTTGCACTTAGGGATCACCGAAGCCGGTGGTGCTCGCGCCGGTGCGGTGAAGTCATCTGTTGGATTGGGCATGTTGCTTGCCGAAGGCATTGGCGATACGTTGCGCATTTCTCTGGCTGCAAATCCTGTCGAAGAAATTAAAGTCGGATTTGATATCCTCAAATCTTTGCGGATTCGTTCTCGGGGAATCAATTTTATTGCTTGTCCGAGTTGTTCCCGTCAGGAATTTGATGTGATCGGTACCGTTAATGCACTGGAAGAGCGCCTTGAAGATATCCTCACACCAATGGATGTCTCGATTATCGGCTGCGTTGTTAATGGCCCCGGGGAAGCTGAAGCTTCGCATTTGGGGATTGCAGGCAGCAATCGCAAAAGTGCATTTTATGAAGATGGTGTCCGCCAAAAAGAACGATTCGATAATGATGATTTAATTCATCAGCTTGAAGCAAAAATCCGGGCCAAAGCGTCAATGCTTGACCAACAAAATCGCATTCAGGTCACGCAAGTCGAAGACAACAATTAA
- the hisS gene encoding histidine--tRNA ligase, whose protein sequence is MAKTIQAIRGMNDCLPTQSPLWQKVEGKVKQVISAYGYSEIRMPIIEMTHLFSRAIGEVTDVVEKEMYTFEDRNGDSLTLRPEGTAGCVRAGIQNGLLYNQEQRLWYMGPMFRHERPQKGRYRQFHQCGVEVFGLDGPDIDAELIMMTARMWRELGIAQYVRLELNSIGSPEARAEYRTALVAFLERHESVLDEDSKRRMYTNPLRVLDTKNPEIQAILGDAPKLSEYLDSDSRAHFAGLCELLDDAGIEYTVNERLVRGLDYYNRTVFEWVTESLGAQGTVCGGGRYDGLVEQMGGKATTAVGFAMGMERLVLMVEALELTDDVARQVDVYIVTAGEGTLSAGMKLAESVRESLPTIRIMNHLGGGNFKKQFKRADKVGASVALVLGEDEMTQQMVVFKDLNGGTQETVQQSDVIEKLAYFFKC, encoded by the coding sequence GTGGCAAAAACAATTCAAGCAATTCGAGGCATGAACGACTGCCTCCCGACACAATCACCGCTCTGGCAAAAGGTTGAGGGCAAGGTAAAACAAGTGATCAGTGCATATGGTTATAGTGAAATCCGTATGCCAATCATCGAAATGACGCATCTGTTCAGTCGTGCGATCGGTGAAGTAACCGATGTGGTTGAAAAAGAGATGTACACGTTTGAGGATCGGAACGGCGATAGCCTGACATTACGTCCAGAAGGGACGGCGGGTTGTGTTCGTGCCGGTATTCAGAACGGTCTGCTGTATAACCAGGAACAACGGTTGTGGTATATGGGGCCGATGTTCCGCCATGAACGCCCTCAGAAAGGGCGTTATCGCCAATTCCATCAGTGTGGCGTCGAAGTATTTGGTTTGGATGGCCCCGATATTGATGCTGAGCTGATCATGATGACAGCCCGGATGTGGCGAGAGCTGGGGATCGCTCAGTATGTGCGGCTCGAACTGAACTCCATTGGTTCACCGGAGGCGCGTGCCGAATATCGGACTGCATTAGTTGCCTTTCTGGAGCGGCATGAATCCGTTCTGGATGAAGACAGTAAACGTCGGATGTATACCAACCCGTTACGGGTTCTGGATACCAAAAATCCTGAAATTCAGGCAATTCTAGGTGATGCGCCGAAGCTGTCAGAATATCTTGATAGTGATTCTCGCGCTCATTTTGCCGGTTTATGTGAACTTCTTGACGATGCCGGTATCGAATACACGGTCAATGAACGTTTGGTTCGCGGACTCGATTACTATAATCGTACCGTTTTCGAATGGGTGACGGAAAGTCTTGGCGCTCAGGGAACGGTCTGTGGTGGTGGTCGCTATGATGGGCTGGTCGAGCAAATGGGTGGTAAAGCAACGACCGCAGTTGGTTTTGCGATGGGGATGGAACGTCTGGTTCTCATGGTGGAAGCGCTGGAATTGACGGATGATGTTGCGCGTCAAGTCGATGTCTATATTGTGACTGCTGGCGAGGGTACATTATCGGCAGGAATGAAACTGGCGGAGTCCGTGCGTGAATCATTACCGACGATACGTATCATGAATCACCTTGGTGGTGGGAATTTCAAGAAACAGTTTAAGCGGGCTGATAAAGTTGGTGCCTCTGTTGCGTTAGTTCTGGGAGAGGATGAAATGACACAACAGATGGTCGTCTTTAAAGATCTGAACGGTGGGACTCAGGAAACGGTACAACAGTCAGATGTGATTGAAAAACTGGCTTATTTTTTCAAGTGCTGA
- a CDS encoding YfgM family protein: MELYDTEEQQVEAIKSWWKENGRAVIVGTVVGLAAILGWNYYQSSVKAAQVAASHQYSDVIDSLSQQGLDAEKTVQSFIEQHSDSNYAVLAAMQLAKSQIDAKHLDQALAQLEWAKAHTDDKALDTLIDYRIARIQAEQGNYESAEAALKQITDSGWVGRVAELKGDIALRQGDKKAAYVAYTEAQQAEDASQTLQMKLDDLAK, translated from the coding sequence GTGGAACTCTACGATACCGAAGAACAACAAGTTGAAGCGATTAAGAGTTGGTGGAAAGAAAATGGCAGGGCCGTTATTGTCGGCACTGTGGTTGGCTTAGCTGCAATCCTAGGCTGGAATTATTATCAATCATCAGTGAAAGCGGCTCAGGTGGCGGCTTCACATCAGTATTCTGATGTGATTGATTCACTTTCTCAGCAAGGACTCGACGCAGAAAAAACCGTCCAGAGTTTCATTGAACAGCATTCAGACAGTAACTATGCTGTGTTGGCTGCCATGCAGTTAGCGAAATCTCAAATTGATGCCAAGCATCTTGATCAAGCGCTGGCTCAGCTTGAATGGGCTAAAGCGCATACCGATGACAAAGCATTGGATACGTTGATTGATTACAGAATTGCCCGGATTCAGGCAGAACAAGGTAATTACGAGAGTGCTGAAGCGGCTTTAAAACAGATTACAGACTCAGGATGGGTAGGCCGTGTTGCGGAATTGAAAGGTGATATCGCGCTGCGTCAGGGCGATAAAAAGGCAGCATACGTTGCTTATACTGAAGCCCAGCAGGCTGAGGATGCCAGCCAGACATTACAAATGAAGTTAGATGATCTGGCCAAATAA